From Carettochelys insculpta isolate YL-2023 chromosome 3, ASM3395843v1, whole genome shotgun sequence, a single genomic window includes:
- the LOC142010892 gene encoding activator of 90 kDa heat shock protein ATPase homolog 2-like translates to MAKWGQGDPRWIVEERADATNVNNWHWTERDASRWSRRRLEQLLVGLAVESEAGRCAISELRHADGEASCSSRKGRLIFFYEWHITLSWEGTIKESGEKHEGSVEIPNLSEENGVDDTEISVIKNKGDGDVLKDLMRTEGTSKVREALRDYLKALKTEFTQGMILPTKISAGQELAVKKRSSENNVQDFVLPVSLDSVGVRIPTVKIALKEMFDCPAKELYGIFTTKELVETFSKSHAVIEAKRGGKFQMFDECVTGEYTELVPSQRIVMKWRCRNWPQEYYATVALIFKEWANQTELQLDCKGVPVCNEDSTRQCWQKQHFEEIHVLLQQTKTVPLYTGKTQSPV, encoded by the exons ATGGCCAAGTGGGGCCAGGGGGACCCGCGCTGGATCGTGGAGGAGCGAGCGGACGCCACCAACGTGAACAACTGGCACTG GACGGAGCGGGACGCGAGCCGCTGGTCGAGGcgccggctggagcagctgttggTTGGGCTGGCGGTGGAGAGCGAGGCGGGCCGCTGTGCGATCAGCGAGCTGCGGCACGCGGACGGGGAGGCCTCCTGCAGCAGCCGCAAAGGGAGGCTCATTTTCTTCTACGAGTGGCACATAACGCTGAGCTGGGAAG GTACAATAAAAGAGTCTGGTGAGAAGCATGAGGGATCTGTTGAAATTCCTAATCTGTCAGAAGAAAATGGGGTGGATGATACGGAG ATAAGTGTAATCAAAAATAAAGGAGACGGAGATGTGCTAAAGGATCTTATGAGAACAGAAGGAACTTCCAAAGTCAGGGAGGCTCTGAGAGATTATCTGAAAGCTCTTAAAACAG agttTACTCAGGGAATGATCCTACCAACTAAAATCTCAGCTGGTCAGGAACTGGCAGTTAAAAAAAGATCAAGTGAGAATAATGTGCAG GATTTTGTTTTACCAGTTTCTTTGGATTCAGTCGGTGTAAGAATTCCAACAGTGAAGATAGCTCTGAAAGAGATGTTTGACTGTCCAGCAAAGGAGCTTTATGGAATCTTTACAACTAAGGAG tTGGTGGAGACCTTTTCTAAAAGTCATGCTGTGATTGAAGCCAAAAGAGGAGGGAAATTTCAAATGTTTGATGAATGTGTAACTGGTGAATATACAGAACTG GTACCCAGTCAAAGGATTGTTATGAAATGGAGATGCAGGAACTGGCCACAGG aatatTATGCAACTGTTGCTTTGATTTTCAAGGAGTGGGCAAATCAAACAGAATTACAGTTAGACTGCAAAGGAGTTCCTGTATGTAATGAAGACAGTACAAGACAGTGTTGGCAGAAGCAGCATTTTGAAGAAATACATGTTTTACTGCAGCAGACCAAA ACAGTACCACTATACACTGGAAAAACTCAATCACCTGTATAG